The DNA window GGGTCGGCATCAGTATCGTCAACCTCTCTGTGCTGAAGAACGATCGGGCGAGGGCGATCAGGTTCTCGACCCTGGTCGCGATTTGCGACGTCCTCGGCTGTGAGGTCGGCGACGTGCT is part of the Mycetocola zhujimingii genome and encodes:
- a CDS encoding helix-turn-helix domain-containing protein — translated: MGGADDEPTGIHCRLDELLAERGMTLTELSERVGISIVNLSVLKNDRARAIRFSTLVAICDVLGCEVGDVLVRA